In Edaphobacter paludis, a single window of DNA contains:
- a CDS encoding heme exporter protein CcmB, with the protein MKYIGHVLAHLRKDLRIEWRSRDSINGMLFFSLLVVVVFSLAFDPTAAVSRQISGGILWVALLFATVTALNQAWTREQNHQVLEAQRMAPAPASALFLGKAIANMLFVLVVEAILAPVFIVFYNLHVLGNAWLLALILPLGTWALVVNGTFFAVLGLRTRNRELLLPLLLLPISLPALLGMVEATTGVLTAQLDPLEINTWITQLAGYDLVFTIICILLFDTVLNAE; encoded by the coding sequence ATGAAATATATCGGCCACGTCCTCGCCCACCTGCGCAAAGACCTCCGCATCGAATGGCGCTCCCGCGACTCCATCAACGGAATGCTCTTCTTCTCGCTGCTCGTAGTCGTCGTCTTCTCGCTCGCCTTCGACCCCACCGCCGCCGTCTCCCGCCAGATCTCCGGCGGCATTCTCTGGGTGGCACTCCTCTTCGCCACCGTCACCGCGCTCAATCAGGCATGGACCCGCGAGCAGAACCACCAAGTCCTCGAAGCCCAGCGCATGGCCCCCGCCCCGGCCTCGGCCCTCTTCCTCGGCAAAGCCATCGCCAACATGCTCTTCGTCCTCGTTGTCGAGGCGATCCTGGCTCCGGTCTTCATCGTCTTCTACAACCTGCATGTCCTCGGCAACGCCTGGCTGCTCGCGCTGATCCTTCCCCTCGGCACCTGGGCCCTGGTCGTCAACGGAACCTTCTTCGCCGTCCTCGGCCTGCGTACCCGCAACCGCGAACTTCTCCTCCCCCTGCTGCTTCTCCCCATCTCCCTCCCGGCGTTACTCGGAATGGTCGAAGCCACCACCGGAGTCCTCACCGCGCAGCTCGATCCTCTCGAGATCAACACCTGGATCACCCAGCTTGCCGGATACGACCTGGTCTTCACCATCATCTGCATCCTCCTCTTCGACACCGTCCTCAACGCCGAATAG
- the ybaK gene encoding Cys-tRNA(Pro) deacylase: MKPPAKTNAARLLDSLGITYELRAYEVDPDDLTAISVARKIGLPPEQVFKTLLAETNTGEHLFAVIPGDTELDLKKLANAASAKKAELASLKEVEPLTGYIRGGVTVMAARKPFPAYADETIELHDLISVSAGQRGLQLLLSPADYLRAANATLADLTK, encoded by the coding sequence GTGAAGCCCCCTGCCAAAACCAACGCCGCCCGCCTCCTCGACAGTCTCGGAATCACCTACGAACTGCGCGCCTACGAGGTAGATCCCGACGACCTCACCGCCATCTCGGTCGCCCGCAAGATCGGCCTCCCTCCCGAGCAGGTCTTCAAGACCCTCCTAGCCGAGACCAATACAGGCGAGCACCTCTTCGCCGTTATCCCCGGAGACACCGAACTCGATCTGAAAAAGCTGGCCAATGCCGCCAGCGCAAAGAAGGCCGAACTAGCCTCCCTCAAAGAAGTCGAGCCCCTCACCGGCTACATCCGTGGAGGAGTTACCGTCATGGCCGCCCGCAAGCCCTTCCCCGCCTACGCCGACGAGACCATCGAACTTCACGACCTCATCTCCGTCTCTGCCGGACAACGTGGCCTGCAACTCCTCCTCTCCCCCGCCGACTACCTCCGCGCAGCCAACGCTACCCTGGCCGATCTGACAAAATGA
- a CDS encoding ABC transporter ATP-binding protein, producing the protein MEKSAKPANGAPSPIAAELQSVSKIYGTFAALRNVTASFASGTCTVIVGENGAGKSTLLRVIAGLITPTRGTAQVFAESPQHQRRRMAYMSHSTMLYDELTAMENLNYFASLYRDGSCACVGSPEMALRAVGLDPALTRPVGQYSQGMRQRASLARVLQTDPELLLLDEPFSNLDVASAHHMVELLADFRTWPVAGGGKRTILLTTHQAHLADPIADTTLSMRNGQIVQPETAAQ; encoded by the coding sequence ATGGAGAAGTCAGCCAAGCCGGCCAACGGCGCACCTAGCCCCATCGCCGCCGAACTACAATCCGTCTCAAAGATCTACGGCACCTTCGCTGCCCTCCGCAACGTCACCGCAAGCTTCGCCTCCGGCACCTGCACCGTCATCGTCGGCGAAAACGGAGCCGGCAAATCAACTCTACTGCGCGTCATCGCCGGCCTCATCACTCCCACCCGCGGCACCGCGCAAGTCTTCGCTGAGTCTCCACAGCACCAGCGTCGCCGCATGGCCTATATGAGCCACTCGACCATGCTCTACGACGAGCTCACCGCCATGGAGAACCTCAACTACTTCGCCTCCCTCTACCGCGACGGCAGCTGCGCCTGCGTAGGCAGTCCCGAGATGGCCCTCCGCGCCGTGGGCCTCGACCCCGCGCTCACCCGCCCCGTCGGCCAGTACTCCCAAGGCATGCGTCAGCGCGCCTCGCTCGCCCGCGTCCTCCAGACCGACCCCGAACTCCTCCTCCTCGACGAGCCCTTCTCCAACCTCGACGTAGCCTCCGCCCATCACATGGTCGAGCTGCTCGCCGACTTCCGCACCTGGCCCGTCGCCGGGGGAGGAAAACGCACCATCCTGCTCACCACTCATCAGGCCCATCTCGCCGACCCCATAGCAGACACCACACTCAGCATGCGCAACGGCCAAATCGTTCAGCCGGAGACCGCCGCCCAGTGA
- a CDS encoding cytochrome c maturation protein CcmE, with protein sequence MSTAQKSPIKIVIAAVIIMATMGYLAYTGVQDNKSYYVTIGELQAMGNKAYVRHLRVAGNVAPGSIHRSGTYVDFSLLEQNRTLKVSYKGVEPPPDTFKDDAQALAVGTYGHDGVFHATQLQAKCASKYAPAKPATTTTAAALPADFKK encoded by the coding sequence ATGTCTACTGCCCAGAAAAGCCCGATCAAGATCGTTATCGCCGCGGTCATTATCATGGCCACGATGGGTTACCTCGCCTACACTGGCGTCCAGGACAACAAGAGTTACTACGTCACCATCGGCGAGTTGCAGGCTATGGGCAACAAAGCCTACGTCCGCCATCTCCGCGTCGCAGGCAACGTAGCTCCAGGCAGCATCCATCGCAGCGGCACCTACGTCGACTTCTCTCTCCTCGAGCAGAACCGCACCCTCAAGGTCAGCTACAAAGGCGTCGAGCCTCCGCCCGATACCTTCAAGGACGACGCTCAAGCCCTCGCCGTAGGCACCTACGGACACGACGGCGTCTTCCACGCCACGCAGCTTCAGGCCAAATGCGCCTCCAAGTACGCTCCGGCCAAACCCGCCACAACCACCACCGCAGCCGCCCTCCCCGCCGACTTCAAAAAATAA
- a CDS encoding DUF892 family protein, protein MKLFSANIEDLRTLYTDTLEKALDMEQKIVKALPTMIEKSTDTELATAFRNHLEQTKGHVTKVEGLLRKATGEASTSTCKVISSLVASAEDSIKDAKDTGIRDISLIASGQQVEHHEIAVYGTLRTWAGLLGQRDDMAVLESILKEEEAADHLLTQIAGHVNQQVAA, encoded by the coding sequence ATGAAATTATTCTCAGCGAATATCGAAGACCTACGCACTCTCTACACAGATACCCTCGAGAAAGCCCTGGACATGGAACAGAAGATCGTCAAGGCCCTTCCCACCATGATCGAAAAATCAACCGACACCGAACTCGCCACCGCATTCCGCAATCACCTCGAACAGACCAAGGGCCACGTCACCAAAGTCGAAGGACTCCTGCGCAAGGCCACTGGCGAAGCCAGCACCTCCACCTGTAAAGTCATCTCCAGCCTCGTCGCTTCGGCTGAAGACAGCATCAAGGATGCTAAAGACACCGGCATCCGCGACATATCCCTCATCGCCTCCGGCCAGCAGGTCGAGCATCACGAGATCGCCGTCTACGGAACTCTCCGCACATGGGCTGGCCTCCTCGGCCAGCGCGACGACATGGCCGTGCTCGAATCCATCCTTAAGGAAGAAGAAGCCGCCGACCACCTCCTCACCCAGATCGCCGGACACGTCAACCAGCAAGTGGCAGCCTGA
- the thiC gene encoding phosphomethylpyrimidine synthase ThiC codes for MSTHENGNSANGNGYKVPTGRAEWIVKRKAEAERTGDTNMSQMHFARKGLITEEMAYVAQREKIAAELVRSEVAKGTMIIPANINHVELEPMAIGVESLCKINANIGNSALVSNVDEELRKLHTAVHFGADTVMDLSTGGDIPMIREQILRHSPVPIGTVPLYEALSRVKKLEDLNIDLYLEVIEEQAQQGVDYFTIHAGVLIQYVPLVAKRITGIVSRGGAIMAQWMTAHHKQNFLYENFDRITKIMAKYDVSYSLGDGLRPGCVADASDEAQFAELKTLGELTRQAWKSDVQVMIEGPGHVPLDKIKEQVDKEVELCDGAPFYVLGPLVTDIAPGYDHITSAIGAAMIGWHGAAMLCYVTPKEHLGLPNEKDVKDGIIAYKIAAHAADIARHRPGARDRDDAISHARYTFDWDKQFALSLDPDTARGMHDETLPDDYYKEAAFCSMCGPKFCSMNWSSKVDEFNAKEHGLKKPDLTQIVTEQMALRG; via the coding sequence ATGAGCACTCATGAAAACGGGAATAGCGCGAACGGCAATGGATACAAGGTGCCGACGGGGCGTGCGGAATGGATTGTAAAGCGCAAGGCTGAGGCCGAGCGGACGGGCGATACGAACATGTCGCAGATGCACTTTGCACGCAAGGGGCTGATTACCGAAGAGATGGCCTATGTTGCCCAGCGGGAGAAGATTGCCGCGGAGCTGGTGCGGTCTGAAGTTGCGAAGGGGACGATGATTATCCCTGCCAACATCAACCATGTTGAGCTGGAGCCGATGGCGATTGGAGTGGAATCGCTTTGCAAGATCAATGCGAATATCGGCAACTCGGCGCTGGTGTCGAATGTGGATGAAGAGCTGCGGAAGCTGCATACCGCCGTGCATTTTGGCGCGGATACGGTGATGGACCTTTCGACGGGCGGCGATATTCCGATGATTCGGGAGCAGATTCTGCGGCACTCGCCCGTGCCGATTGGGACGGTTCCTCTGTATGAGGCTTTGAGCCGGGTGAAGAAGCTCGAAGATTTGAATATTGACCTGTACCTCGAAGTGATTGAGGAGCAGGCCCAGCAGGGTGTGGACTACTTCACGATCCATGCCGGTGTGCTGATTCAGTACGTTCCGCTGGTGGCAAAGCGCATTACCGGCATTGTGAGCCGTGGCGGCGCGATTATGGCGCAGTGGATGACGGCGCATCACAAGCAAAACTTCCTGTATGAGAACTTCGACCGGATCACGAAGATCATGGCGAAGTATGACGTGAGCTATTCGTTGGGAGACGGGCTGCGGCCGGGTTGCGTGGCTGATGCCAGCGACGAGGCGCAGTTTGCTGAGTTGAAGACGCTGGGCGAGTTGACCCGGCAGGCTTGGAAGAGCGATGTGCAGGTGATGATCGAAGGGCCGGGGCATGTGCCGCTGGACAAGATCAAGGAGCAGGTGGACAAGGAAGTGGAGCTTTGCGATGGCGCTCCGTTCTATGTGCTGGGGCCCCTGGTGACGGATATCGCTCCGGGCTATGACCACATTACGTCGGCGATTGGCGCGGCGATGATTGGATGGCATGGCGCGGCGATGCTTTGCTATGTGACTCCGAAGGAGCATCTGGGACTGCCGAATGAGAAGGACGTGAAGGACGGCATTATCGCTTACAAGATTGCCGCTCATGCGGCGGATATTGCGCGGCATCGGCCCGGAGCGCGGGATCGTGATGATGCGATCTCTCATGCGCGGTACACGTTTGATTGGGACAAGCAGTTTGCGTTGTCGCTTGACCCGGATACGGCGCGTGGGATGCACGATGAGACACTGCCGGATGACTACTACAAGGAAGCGGCTTTCTGCAGCATGTGTGGGCCGAAGTTCTGCAGTATGAACTGGTCGAGCAAGGTGGATGAGTTCAATGCGAAGGAGCATGGATTGAAGAAGCCGGACTTGACGCAGATTGTCACCGAGCAGATGGCGCTGCGCGGGTAG
- a CDS encoding acyl-CoA dehydrogenase, with the protein MFGLTEEQEQLRKEVRAFAEREIAPHVSEWDEKSLFPDEVVKKLGPMGLMGIIFPEALGGAGMGYVEYVLAVEELSRVDGSIGIIVASHNSLCTNHIMLAGNDDQRQRWVTKLASGQWLGAWGLTEPGSGSDAAGARTTAVKRGDKWVLNGSKTFITNGSHADCSVVLAVTDREQGTRGISAFVVEKGTKGFRAGKKENKLGLRASDTSELIFEECEIPGENLVGKLGEGFKDAMRVLDGGRISIAALSLGMARGALDAAMKYAQQRRQFGKAISEFQAIQFKLADMATQLDAAWLLTMRAAQMKDKGQRVTREAAMAKLFASEAACRICDEGVQIHGGYGFIKDYPAEKFYRDVKLCTIGEGTSEIQRMVIARELLGTTPSRG; encoded by the coding sequence ATGTTTGGGCTAACTGAAGAACAGGAACAGTTACGGAAAGAGGTGCGGGCGTTTGCGGAGCGGGAGATTGCGCCGCATGTCTCGGAGTGGGACGAGAAGAGCCTGTTTCCCGATGAGGTAGTGAAGAAGCTGGGACCGATGGGATTGATGGGGATTATCTTTCCGGAGGCGCTGGGTGGCGCGGGGATGGGCTATGTGGAGTATGTGCTGGCGGTGGAGGAGCTGTCGCGGGTGGACGGGAGCATAGGTATTATTGTGGCTTCGCATAACTCGCTTTGTACGAACCACATTATGCTGGCGGGCAATGATGACCAGCGGCAGCGGTGGGTTACGAAGCTAGCCAGCGGACAGTGGCTGGGGGCGTGGGGACTGACGGAGCCAGGGTCCGGTTCGGACGCGGCGGGGGCGCGGACTACAGCGGTTAAGCGTGGGGATAAGTGGGTGCTGAATGGCAGCAAAACATTTATTACGAATGGCAGCCATGCGGACTGCTCCGTGGTGCTTGCGGTGACGGACCGGGAGCAGGGCACGCGGGGAATTTCGGCGTTTGTGGTGGAGAAGGGGACGAAGGGGTTCCGTGCAGGGAAGAAGGAAAACAAGCTGGGGCTGCGGGCGAGCGATACTTCGGAGCTGATCTTTGAGGAGTGCGAGATTCCGGGGGAGAATCTGGTGGGCAAGCTGGGAGAGGGATTTAAAGATGCGATGCGGGTGTTGGATGGGGGCCGGATTTCGATTGCGGCGCTGAGCCTGGGGATGGCTCGAGGGGCGCTCGATGCGGCGATGAAGTATGCACAGCAGCGGCGGCAGTTCGGCAAGGCGATCAGCGAGTTTCAGGCGATCCAGTTCAAGCTGGCGGACATGGCGACGCAGCTTGACGCCGCGTGGCTGCTGACGATGCGGGCGGCGCAGATGAAAGATAAAGGGCAAAGGGTGACGCGCGAGGCGGCGATGGCGAAGCTGTTTGCCAGCGAGGCGGCGTGCCGGATCTGCGATGAAGGGGTGCAGATTCACGGCGGGTATGGGTTCATCAAGGACTATCCGGCAGAGAAGTTTTACCGCGACGTGAAGCTGTGCACGATTGGTGAGGGGACGAGTGAGATTCAGCGGATGGTGATTGCGCGGGAGTTGCTGGGGACTACTCCCAGCCGAGGGTGA
- a CDS encoding DUF488 domain-containing protein yields MIKLKRVYEAPAKEDGARILVDRLWPRGLTKERARVDLWLKEIAPSTELRKWFAHDPAKWPEFQIRYKAELKNNPEQVALLKKEIAKGPTTLLYGAKDEQHNEAIVLQHFLSR; encoded by the coding sequence ATGATCAAGCTCAAACGAGTCTACGAAGCTCCCGCCAAAGAAGACGGCGCCCGCATCCTCGTAGACCGCCTCTGGCCTCGCGGACTCACCAAAGAAAGAGCCCGCGTCGATCTTTGGCTAAAAGAAATCGCCCCCAGCACGGAGCTAAGAAAATGGTTCGCCCACGACCCAGCCAAATGGCCCGAATTCCAAATCCGCTATAAAGCCGAATTGAAAAATAACCCCGAACAAGTAGCGCTTCTGAAGAAAGAGATAGCAAAAGGCCCGACGACCCTCCTCTACGGAGCAAAAGACGAGCAGCACAACGAAGCCATCGTTCTCCAGCACTTTCTAAGCCGCTGA
- a CDS encoding FAD-dependent oxidoreductase — translation MATYKIKLKSRNEVASGTMAFHFEKPPGFSFQPGQCGDFTLSNPPQTDAEGNKRSFTLASAPYEDDLIITTRMRDTAFKRSLKIIALGTEVELEAPWGELTLHDDARIPAVFLTGGIGITPVRSIVLQATHDKLAHPLFVFYSNRTANDAAFLDELLAAEKANPHFTLITTMTEVDNSYTQWSGETGYITEAMLRKHLPDLDRPIYYLTGPPQMVAAMQKLLKNARVREANVRSEEFSGY, via the coding sequence GTGGCGACCTACAAGATCAAATTGAAGAGCCGCAACGAAGTGGCCTCCGGCACCATGGCCTTTCACTTCGAAAAGCCACCCGGCTTCAGCTTCCAACCCGGCCAATGCGGCGACTTCACTCTTTCCAACCCGCCCCAGACCGATGCCGAGGGTAATAAGCGCAGTTTTACACTTGCCAGCGCACCCTACGAAGACGACCTCATCATCACCACGCGAATGCGCGACACCGCCTTCAAACGCTCCTTGAAGATCATCGCCCTCGGCACCGAAGTTGAACTCGAAGCCCCCTGGGGCGAACTCACTCTCCACGACGACGCCCGCATCCCCGCCGTCTTCCTCACCGGTGGCATCGGCATCACTCCCGTCAGAAGCATCGTCCTTCAAGCTACCCACGACAAGCTCGCACATCCGCTCTTCGTCTTCTACTCCAATCGAACTGCCAACGACGCAGCCTTCCTCGACGAACTCCTCGCGGCTGAGAAGGCGAACCCCCACTTCACGCTCATCACCACCATGACCGAAGTCGATAACTCCTACACGCAATGGAGCGGTGAAACCGGCTACATCACCGAAGCGATGCTCCGAAAGCACCTTCCCGACCTCGACCGTCCGATCTACTATCTCACCGGCCCACCACAGATGGTCGCCGCAATGCAGAAGCTCCTCAAAAACGCTAGGGTAAGAGAAGCCAACGTCCGCTCCGAAGAGTTTTCAGGCTATTGA
- a CDS encoding cupin domain-containing protein: MTTSQQDGTMIDKQAQFDLLKEIADSEQKKPWPAGHYAKTLFKKHDFRIVLITMEKAAKMKEHHADGTISVQVLKGQINLNVNGHPHDLRVGNLFTLAASIRHDVEAVEDSAFLLTISWPSDEELAAMKHRGYGT, from the coding sequence ATGACCACCTCCCAGCAAGACGGCACCATGATCGACAAACAGGCGCAGTTCGATCTGCTCAAAGAGATAGCCGACTCCGAGCAAAAGAAGCCCTGGCCCGCCGGTCACTATGCTAAAACGCTCTTCAAAAAGCACGATTTCAGAATCGTTCTTATCACCATGGAAAAAGCCGCCAAGATGAAGGAGCACCACGCTGACGGCACCATCTCCGTCCAGGTTCTCAAGGGTCAGATAAATCTCAACGTCAACGGCCATCCGCACGATCTCCGTGTCGGCAATCTCTTCACCCTCGCCGCCTCCATCCGTCACGATGTCGAAGCGGTCGAAGACTCAGCCTTCCTGTTGACCATCTCCTGGCCCAGCGACGAGGAACTCGCAGCCATGAAGCACCGCGGCTACGGCACCTAG
- a CDS encoding dipeptidase, whose amino-acid sequence MTTNNTTAAVGFAEKNQARFVEELKALLRIPSVSTLPEHVGDVRRAAEFVAAELKRIGMENVRLIETSTDEEMIADAAGQTRVVPPRLGHPLVYADWLHAEGKPTVLCYGHYDVQPPDPLEEWKTPPFEPTERDGNIYARGAVDDKGQMWMHVKALESLMAAGGGKLPVNVRVIVEGEEEVGGEGIAAFVREHGEKLKADVALVSDTEMFAPELPTLCVGLRGMIYTEIEARGARTDLHSGMYGGAAPNPFVALAQVIAKLKDEDGKILIPGFYDKVEKPTDAELKAWKALSFDEEHYRETEVGSIALTGEPGYSVLERTWARPTLDVHGMPGGFTGAGAKTVIPAKAVAKVSMRLVPDMTPAESFMQYKAYVESICPKGIEVEVRLIHAGDAIVVSTDNEYVRAATAAMHEVFGKETVFVRGGGSIPIVGDFERELKIPTVMMGFGLPDDNLHAPNEKFHLANFHRGIESIVRFFARLGA is encoded by the coding sequence GTGACGACGAATAATACTACAGCGGCGGTTGGGTTTGCAGAGAAGAATCAGGCGCGGTTTGTTGAGGAGCTGAAGGCGTTGCTGCGGATTCCTTCAGTATCCACGCTGCCGGAACATGTGGGCGACGTGCGCCGGGCGGCGGAGTTTGTGGCGGCCGAACTGAAGCGCATTGGAATGGAGAACGTTCGTCTGATTGAGACGAGCACCGACGAAGAGATGATTGCGGATGCAGCGGGCCAAACGCGGGTAGTGCCGCCACGGCTTGGACACCCGCTGGTTTATGCGGATTGGCTGCATGCTGAAGGCAAGCCTACCGTGCTTTGCTATGGGCACTACGATGTGCAGCCGCCCGATCCTCTGGAGGAGTGGAAGACACCGCCGTTTGAGCCTACGGAGCGAGATGGGAACATCTATGCTCGTGGGGCGGTGGATGACAAGGGGCAGATGTGGATGCATGTGAAGGCGCTGGAATCTCTGATGGCGGCGGGTGGGGGTAAGCTGCCGGTCAATGTGCGCGTGATCGTCGAGGGAGAGGAAGAGGTTGGCGGCGAGGGGATTGCCGCGTTTGTGCGGGAGCATGGTGAGAAGCTGAAGGCCGATGTTGCGCTGGTCTCGGATACGGAGATGTTTGCTCCTGAGCTGCCTACGCTGTGTGTGGGATTGCGCGGGATGATCTATACGGAGATCGAGGCGCGGGGGGCGCGGACGGATTTGCACTCGGGGATGTATGGCGGTGCGGCTCCGAATCCTTTTGTTGCGCTGGCGCAGGTGATTGCGAAACTGAAGGATGAGGACGGGAAGATTCTGATTCCCGGGTTCTATGACAAGGTTGAGAAACCTACGGACGCGGAGCTGAAGGCGTGGAAGGCACTCTCGTTTGATGAAGAGCACTATCGCGAGACGGAGGTGGGCTCAATCGCATTGACCGGGGAGCCGGGGTATAGCGTGCTGGAGCGGACCTGGGCGCGGCCTACGCTCGATGTACACGGGATGCCGGGTGGGTTTACCGGGGCGGGCGCGAAGACGGTGATTCCGGCGAAGGCTGTCGCGAAGGTGAGTATGCGGCTGGTTCCGGATATGACGCCTGCGGAGAGTTTTATGCAGTACAAGGCTTATGTGGAATCGATCTGCCCGAAGGGGATTGAGGTGGAGGTCAGGCTGATTCATGCTGGCGATGCGATTGTGGTGAGCACGGACAATGAGTATGTTCGGGCAGCGACGGCAGCGATGCATGAGGTCTTCGGCAAAGAGACAGTGTTTGTGCGTGGAGGCGGGTCGATCCCGATTGTGGGGGACTTTGAGCGCGAGTTGAAGATCCCTACGGTGATGATGGGATTTGGGCTGCCCGATGACAATCTTCATGCACCGAATGAGAAGTTCCATCTGGCTAATTTTCATCGTGGGATTGAATCGATTGTGCGGTTCTTTGCGCGGCTGGGTGCTTGA
- a CDS encoding molybdenum cofactor guanylyltransferase, with product MGQDKALLELAGKPLAQRAVEKLRQVCAEVSVVGNRAELEAYAPLVRDLHEGCGPLGGIEAALLQSARPWNLFMAVDMPFLPAGFLRAWVRKVAGLECARVALFTVDGRPQPALCLLHKDVAPFVGGAVTRGEFKLFPVLVEAGRELAAAQGIEFDRVFLNLPERSDAFEDFDAGWTPTEMQREAMHLWFANLNTPEEFAAAAAVAGVLDTD from the coding sequence ATGGGGCAAGACAAGGCCCTGCTGGAATTGGCGGGGAAACCGTTGGCGCAGCGGGCGGTGGAGAAGCTGCGGCAGGTCTGCGCGGAGGTTTCTGTTGTGGGAAACAGGGCGGAGCTGGAGGCTTATGCGCCGCTGGTTCGGGATCTGCATGAGGGGTGCGGGCCGTTGGGCGGGATCGAGGCGGCACTCTTGCAATCGGCGAGACCGTGGAACCTGTTCATGGCTGTGGATATGCCGTTTTTGCCCGCGGGGTTTCTACGCGCGTGGGTAAGAAAGGTGGCGGGGCTGGAGTGTGCCAGGGTGGCCTTATTTACGGTGGACGGCAGGCCACAGCCTGCACTTTGTCTGCTGCATAAGGATGTTGCTCCGTTCGTAGGCGGGGCAGTGACTCGGGGTGAATTCAAGTTGTTTCCGGTATTAGTGGAGGCAGGGAGAGAGCTTGCGGCGGCACAGGGAATTGAGTTTGATCGGGTATTTCTGAATTTGCCTGAGCGTTCCGATGCTTTCGAGGATTTTGACGCAGGATGGACTCCGACAGAGATGCAGCGTGAGGCGATGCATCTTTGGTTTGCGAATCTCAATACGCCTGAGGAGTTTGCCGCGGCTGCGGCTGTTGCCGGAGTGCTGGACACGGACTAA
- a CDS encoding ATP-binding cassette domain-containing protein — protein sequence MAHLMEEQAQLKVETMMELNRESDPRQKNTRPVEATDHEGSSHVSDAETAVANADTSLTADVSAEVSPAVEEFMDQAAQQNEAAAEAVPDVRNKPGSYISFEHVHKSFGDFVVLDDVSFCVNSGETLCIMGRSGVGKSVSLQMLLGFLKPDKGIIRVAGEDICGLNEQQLQVIRRKVTMVFQNGALFDSISVGENVAFPLRERGELAEEQIHQIVKGLLEMVGVAGMEGLLPSDLSTGMKRSVAIARALAAQPEAVLYDEPTTMVDPLMAHLLGNLIERLKQQLHLTSVVVTHDTRFAKKLADRVVLLHGGKAHFFGTMEEMEQSDDPVLKEFLAMDELTMPV from the coding sequence TTGGCGCATCTGATGGAAGAGCAGGCACAACTGAAAGTAGAGACGATGATGGAGCTGAACAGGGAAAGTGACCCGCGGCAGAAGAACACGCGGCCGGTTGAGGCGACAGACCATGAGGGATCGTCGCATGTGTCGGATGCAGAAACTGCGGTTGCGAATGCGGACACTTCGTTAACCGCGGACGTATCTGCGGAGGTGTCGCCTGCGGTTGAAGAATTTATGGATCAGGCCGCGCAGCAGAATGAGGCTGCGGCTGAAGCTGTGCCGGATGTTAGAAATAAGCCCGGTTCGTATATCTCGTTTGAGCATGTGCACAAATCATTCGGCGACTTTGTGGTGCTGGACGATGTCAGTTTCTGCGTCAATTCGGGAGAGACGCTGTGCATCATGGGGCGCAGCGGCGTGGGTAAGTCGGTGTCGCTGCAGATGTTGTTGGGGTTTTTGAAGCCGGACAAGGGAATCATCCGTGTAGCGGGCGAGGATATCTGCGGGCTCAATGAGCAGCAGTTGCAAGTGATTCGGCGCAAGGTCACGATGGTGTTTCAGAATGGGGCGCTGTTCGATTCGATCTCGGTGGGGGAGAATGTGGCGTTTCCCCTGCGGGAGCGTGGAGAACTGGCGGAGGAACAGATTCACCAGATCGTAAAGGGACTGCTGGAGATGGTGGGTGTGGCGGGGATGGAAGGTTTGCTGCCGTCGGATCTGTCCACGGGAATGAAGCGATCCGTAGCAATCGCGCGCGCCCTGGCGGCGCAGCCGGAAGCGGTGCTTTATGACGAGCCAACGACGATGGTGGATCCTCTGATGGCTCATTTGCTGGGAAATTTGATAGAGCGGCTGAAGCAGCAACTGCATCTGACGAGCGTTGTTGTGACCCACGATACCCGGTTTGCGAAAAAACTTGCCGACCGTGTGGTGTTGCTGCACGGAGGGAAGGCGCATTTCTTTGGAACGATGGAGGAGATGGAGCAGAGCGACGACCCGGTGCTGAAGGAATTTCTCGCCATGGATGAGTTGACGATGCCCGTGTAG